GGGAAAACGAGAGCTGTCTTTTTTGGCATCTTTTAGAATCAAAAAGGCGACATGTTCTGGATCTAAAGTTTCACCCTCCTCAAAAGGGCCTATGGGGCTCCGCCGTATTTTTTTAATCAGGGGGCTTAACTTTTCCAGAATGATCCGCTGTCCCACATTTTCATGGGTTATCCCGAATTTCTCCAAAAAATTTTCATCAAAAAAATGACCGAAAGGACCATGGCCGATATCATGAACCATGGCAGTCACCCTTAAAAGCTCCTCAATATAGTTCGCGGATGGACAATCGGGGACTAGAACTTTTAAAGAGGGATATAAATGTTTAGCAAACCGCCCAGCCACATGCATTGCACCGAGGGAATGCTGAAAGCGGCTATGTTCCGCGGAAGGGTAAACCCATCGGGCGCTCTGAAGCTGGTAAATATAGCGCAGCCGCTGCATCCACGGAGAATCAATCAGATCCTTTTCGGTAACCTCTTTGGGATTGAGATGGGTGGGTACAGTAAAGGTTATATACCCGTGAATGGGATCGGAAATCAGGGCGGACCCTTCATAAAGAAAGGATTGGCTTATGGACACCACTTTTGGGGATAACCCCCTTTCTGTTGGATAATATCAAATCCTTGTAAAGGTTAAAATGGTAATTTTTTTTAAAGTAAATGATTTTTTTATTTTTTCCCCCTAAAAAGAATGCCCTTTTTTACGGTTTCCTGGCAGAGTCTTCTGAACTCTCATCCATTTTGGATAGTAAGGCTTCACAGGTCCTCTCGTGCTCATCGAAAAGAAGGCGATCCTCACCTCCAAATTGGGCCATTTCTAAACGGTCATTCATCAATTTCTTAATCCGAATTAACTCTTCCTTTGTAGGAACCTCAAAACCTACCCCCAAATCATGAAAGATGGTTTCCGCTACATCATGGACTATTTTATTTATTTCGGCTTCCCTTCTAATTTTTCCCGTTTTCTTATCATGTTCTTGAAACGTTTTTATAAAACAGGCCAGCATACCGTCTCGTACCGCTTTATTGGACAACCATTTTTTCGATAATTTTTCCTCAAGGATTTCAACCGCTGTCTTCATAATAACTCCATAGGGTCTATTCTAACATTGAATCAGATTTAAGAAGGAAATTTTTTGATAAGGTCCTCGCAAACTTGATTATGTTTCTCACTGAGATCACCATCTACCACATCGATTCGAAAAAGCTGAATTTCATAATCTACAATTTCTTTGACTTTTTCAAACTGTTCCTGATCCGCTATTTCTACATCAACCCCCACCTCTTTAAAGGCAGATTCCATATAACCCCGTATTTTCGTTTTAACCTCTTTAGGATCGGAATCAATCCCGGTTTTCTTATGATACCCCCGAAGGGTCTCAATAAACCGGGTGATCAATCCTTCATAAATTTCCTTTTTTGATAAGGTTTCCTTTGCCAGCATCGCTTCTAAGTTACCCACCTCATCACTCATCTCACTCTCCTTTTGTCCTTTTTCCCATTAGTTTGGTTTCTTCCCAATCTGTTTCACCTTAATACTGAACCTTTAATTTTTATTCCACCGGAAAATCCTATCCCTGGGTTTTTCGGGGCCATCCAACCTCGATAAGGCCAGGTTTGATCAAACAAACATTCATTTCATCTTTTCTTTTACATCATACTGAATCCAAAGTCTAACGATATGACTTCCCTGTATACGGCTATACCGAATATTCCTCATCGACCCCTGCATGCCAAAATCAGAGGGTCCCATCCTAAACCTAAAATCCTTCCACCAATCGCTTTCTTCCATCCGAACCCCTTTTTCTATGAAAAGGGTCCCCTGGGCTGGATTCGCACTTTATCATAGCCCAATACCTTATTAAACGAAAAAACCAAAAACGGGGACAATATAAAAAAACAGAACAAAAAGGCCAGGACCCCCAACCAAAATTTTATCAAAAAGATTAAAAGAAGGCCAATCACCAATAAACCCTGCCATATCATTGCCAAAAGGACTTCAAATTTTCTGTTTTGAAAAGCCAATGGTCTTTGGACTTTTGGTAAACGCAAATTAACCTTCCCCCAATTTCTAAAAAACATTGACAATAAAAGGAAAATTACCCCTAGGATGAGTTGGGCGCCATTCATCTATAAAAACCTTTTTCCCGTGGGTCCCCCACGAAATAGAAATAATAAGGACAGGCAACCCAATGGGGGGAGGCATCCCTGATACGAAGGGAGCAAATTTCCCAAACCGGATAATCTTTAAAACCTTCCGATTATAATTCATTCATCCCGATGATTCAAGACGGTAATTTCCACCTTGACCCTTACATTGTAAGGGTGCTAAATTATTTCAAGATTTAATAAGCAGATTTGATCGGAATTTTTTTGGAGAGAAGAAGGAGGGTAAAAGATGGGGAATGCCTGGGATGACATGAAAAAGGCGAAAGAAGATGAATTTTTTATGAAAAAGGACAAGGAACTGCTCCAAAGAAGAGAGGAAGAAAAAAAAGCAAAAGAAGAGCAGAAAGTAAAAGAATTGGCCCACATGAGGTGCCCTAAATGCGGTGCCCCTTTAAAAGAAATCTCCTTTCAAAGCATTTTAATTGATCAATGTAGCGGCTGTTCGGGGGTTTGGTTAGACCCAGGAGAATTGGAGACTTTAGCAGAGCAAGACCAAGGGGGTTTAATCAGCCGTTTTTTTAAAAGGAAGGACTAACCCGTACCCACCCCAGGGCTCGAACTTCCTTCCCGAAAGATTTAGATCCAATTCCTATATCGGCTCCCCCTCTTTTTTATCTTTCCCTGAGGAATTGATCTGCAACTGGATAATATGAACCTTTTTGGGAAAGGACCCGGACCGGTTCCCTTCAAGTCATCCCAGAACAATAGAAACTCAAATTACCTTAAACTACTTATTGGGAATAACCACCGACCCAAAGGAAAGAAAATTGGAATGAAATTGCAAAAAATTACAAACAAATTGAAAATTCTTGACATTTATTATTTGTTTTGTTAATAGTTTAACCGGTAGGTGATATTTAATTAGAGGGAGAGGTACCCCTTTTTGATCGCTCAAAAATTTCGCTTCTTCCTCTTCTGTTCAAAGGGACCAGGCAAACGCTTTGGTTTCCGCAAGCAAGGAGGTCTGTAGTAATGGCAAAAGGTCATGTAAAGTGGTTTAACGCTAACAAGGGCTATGGCTTCATATCCCAGGAGAATGGAGAAGATGTATTCGTTCATTTCTCTGCCATTCAGGGAGAGGGCTTCAAAACATTGAATGAAGGACAAGAAGTAGAATTTGAGGTGACCAACGGCACCAAGGGTCCACAAGCCTCAAATGTCCAAAAAGTCTAATTCATTTTGAAAAAAAGCTCCTCGCCATTCAGTGAGGGGCTTTTTTTATCCCATAACCTATTCTTCCCACAAATATTTATTTGGATGGTGGGTCTAACGAAAAGCGGGTAATCGATAAAGGGTCCACTCGAGTATTGTTAATTCGTAATCCCCAATGAAGGTGTGGCCCTGTGGCCCGTCCGGTGGACCCTACTTTTCCAATGATCTTACCCTTTCCAATAATTTCCCCCTCTCCAACTAGAATTTCTGATAAATGGAAATACATGGTATAAACCCCCACCCCATGATCAATGAAAATACTTTTTCCACTAAAAAAATGATCCCCTACTAATTTCACGATTCCCCGGTTAGAGGAAAAAACATTTTCTCCTAAGGATGCACTGAAATCTTCTCCTGTATGGGGGTTTCGAGGTTGACCATTAAAAACTCTCCGTAGCCCAAAACTTCCCCGAGCCTCCCCGTTGATCGGAACAATAAAATCTCCCTCCCACAGTTTTTCAGGATTGGAATGACTCCATAATTGATCCACATCTTTTTTTTCTTGATTGACCTGTTTGAGCGTTGGAGGATTTAAATCAACCATCGCACTGGGAACCGTTAATTCCTGGGTCCTAAAGGCCCCATCTACTACTTTAACCCAAAAATTAGTTTTGATCCGGGTCCCCATTTTATCTTCTTTTTCTAATTCACAGGAGTGCAGTTTTTTAGATTGAGCCAAATCGACCCCAATGAAAGCACCCACCTCCTTTGGAGAACCCGTATTAAATAAGGGGATGGTTCGATTAAAACACTTCAACGAAAGATAATGTTCGCCGTCGGGCTCAACCTCCGTAAAATAGAGGATTTTTCCTTGAGGAACTTCAAAAACCCTTTTGACGTGACCCTGAACAACTGGTTGGTTGAAAAGGAGGAATGCACCCAGAACAAAAACTGGAAAGAAAAAGAGGGGGAAAACCCGGTGTTCAGGTGGATTGGGTTCCATTAGATTTACCTTCTGGAACCACTCATAGAGGAGATCAGCTCATCCACCCGCTTATCGGAAGCAAGAAAGGGGTTCATACACAGAATGGTCTCTTCCCAATATCCGTTTAACTTTAAAAAGGTCCAATCCACGCTGTAGGATCTGTTTTTTTCCCTTGCGAAACGGATAAAGTCACCTCGAATTTTTGCACGGGTTGTTTGCGGGGGATTCTGCATGGCCTCTTTTATATCCTTTTCCTCCGAAATCCGTTCTACCAGCCCTTGTTTATCCAAGAGATAATAAAGCCCCCGGTCCCTTCGAATATCATGATATTGAAGATCAATCATTGAAATGCGAGGGTCATCCCACCCAGAGTCTTTTCTCTCAATATAAGAGGCCATCAATTCTTTTTTAATCACCCAATCCACCTCTCTGGAAAGTTGCATCGGGTCCTCTTCAAGGGCTTTTAATACATATTCCCACCGGTCCAGAATATCCTCCACAACTTGGTCAGAGTCTTCCGGGTTGTTCTCAAAATAATTTCGGGCATGTTCCAAATAGATTTTTTGCATCTCTAGCGCAGTCAACTCTCTGCCATCCTCTAATTTAACCCGTTTTTTCAAAGTGGAATCCTTGGATATATCGCGAATGGCCTTAACCGGATCTTCCAAATTGATGTTTGGAATG
This genomic stretch from Nitrospiria bacterium harbors:
- a CDS encoding zf-TFIIB domain-containing protein, whose amino-acid sequence is MGNAWDDMKKAKEDEFFMKKDKELLQRREEEKKAKEEQKVKELAHMRCPKCGAPLKEISFQSILIDQCSGCSGVWLDPGELETLAEQDQGGLISRFFKRKD
- a CDS encoding cold-shock protein; translated protein: MAKGHVKWFNANKGYGFISQENGEDVFVHFSAIQGEGFKTLNEGQEVEFEVTNGTKGPQASNVQKV
- a CDS encoding M23 family metallopeptidase yields the protein MEPNPPEHRVFPLFFFPVFVLGAFLLFNQPVVQGHVKRVFEVPQGKILYFTEVEPDGEHYLSLKCFNRTIPLFNTGSPKEVGAFIGVDLAQSKKLHSCELEKEDKMGTRIKTNFWVKVVDGAFRTQELTVPSAMVDLNPPTLKQVNQEKKDVDQLWSHSNPEKLWEGDFIVPINGEARGSFGLRRVFNGQPRNPHTGEDFSASLGENVFSSNRGIVKLVGDHFFSGKSIFIDHGVGVYTMYFHLSEILVGEGEIIGKGKIIGKVGSTGRATGPHLHWGLRINNTRVDPLSITRFSLDPPSK